A region of Lentimicrobiaceae bacterium DNA encodes the following proteins:
- the ftsA gene encoding cell division protein FtsA: MEKENPEIIIGLDIGTTKIAVVVGAKNPNGKLDIYGYSKVSSIGLTRGEVLNQLDTIDSIKKGLAEASNISNVDIRTVNIGIAGQHIRSFQHVATTIRPNPSELISENEIEVFIKSIYNLPMEPGYEIIVVMPQHYTIDENSDILRPVGIQGHQITGYFHVVIGKTAATNNIRKCVEASGCVIQNLFMQPHASSAAVLTDQEKEAGVVLVDIGGGTTDIAIFKNGAIAHTSVIPFAGSSITNDVAYGCQVVNDTAERLKVKYGSAICDEISNNVVIGIEGINGGPGKEITQKALAEIISARAKEIFIDVKAAIEQSGLENELLAGIVITGGGSLLANICHLSQFVTGLNSRIGYPSAYLASDNDKDINNPMYSTAIGLILLASKDKSGGSDAEEADDENDDEKTKSRKKPSLTKTVMDFFGKHNKY, translated from the coding sequence ATGGAAAAAGAGAACCCCGAAATAATAATTGGCTTAGATATAGGAACAACAAAGATAGCTGTAGTAGTTGGTGCTAAAAATCCTAACGGTAAATTAGACATTTACGGATATTCAAAGGTTAGTTCCATAGGATTGACAAGAGGCGAAGTGCTTAATCAGTTAGACACCATCGATTCTATAAAAAAGGGTCTAGCCGAAGCAAGCAATATCTCCAACGTTGATATTCGTACTGTAAACATAGGAATTGCCGGACAGCACATCAGAAGTTTTCAGCACGTAGCTACAACTATACGTCCCAATCCTTCCGAATTGATAAGCGAAAACGAGATAGAAGTTTTTATTAAAAGCATTTACAACTTGCCTATGGAGCCCGGATACGAAATAATTGTGGTTATGCCCCAACACTACACAATTGACGAAAATTCCGATATTTTGCGTCCTGTTGGCATTCAGGGTCACCAAATTACAGGATATTTTCACGTAGTAATAGGCAAAACCGCAGCTACCAATAATATCAGGAAATGTGTAGAGGCATCGGGTTGTGTAATTCAAAATTTGTTTATGCAGCCACATGCGTCATCGGCAGCAGTCCTTACCGATCAAGAGAAAGAAGCCGGAGTTGTTTTGGTTGATATTGGCGGTGGTACAACCGACATAGCCATTTTTAAAAACGGAGCCATAGCGCATACATCTGTAATACCTTTTGCGGGAAGCAGCATAACAAACGATGTTGCCTACGGTTGTCAAGTTGTTAACGATACTGCCGAGAGGTTAAAAGTAAAGTATGGGTCGGCTATTTGCGACGAAATAAGCAATAATGTTGTTATTGGAATTGAAGGAATAAACGGAGGTCCTGGCAAAGAAATAACCCAAAAAGCGTTGGCTGAAATAATAAGTGCCAGAGCAAAAGAAATATTTATAGATGTAAAAGCCGCTATTGAGCAATCGGGTTTGGAAAATGAACTTTTGGCAGGAATTGTGATAACCGGCGGAGGCTCTTTGTTGGCTAATATTTGCCATTTATCGCAGTTTGTAACCGGACTGAACTCTCGAATAGGCTATCCGAGTGCTTATTTGGCTTCCGACAACGATAAGGATATTAATAATCCAATGTATTCGACGGCGATTGGGCTTATTTTGTTAGCATCAAAAGATAAAAGCGGCGGTTCCGATGCAGAAGAAGCCGATGATGAAAATGATGACGAAAAAACAAAATCCCGTAAAAAACCGTCGTTAACGAAAACTGTAATGGATTTCTTTGGGAAACACAATAAATATTAA